The DNA sequence GGGTTGCTACTGGCCTGACAGGCGGCCAGCAGGCGGTTACGTTCGGAGTCACTGAGAAAGCGCACGCGGCCTTTGGACTCCTTGCCACGGCTGACCAGTAACAGCGGATTGCGGTCCAACCATTCATATTCTTTAACCGCAATGGTGAAGACATGGGAGAGGGCGGCCAGGTAGCGATTGACGGTCGCTGGAGAACGCGGGCGCGTGCCGGCGCTGGATTCGGTTAAGGCTTCCCGTTGCTGAATGATCAGAGCCGGGGTGATGTCGGCCAGGCTCAGGTGGCCCATGCGCTGTTGCCACCAATGCAGTTGCCGGGCTTGCTGGTCCGCAACTTTCTTATGGGCCAGGTGGTGTTTGCAGTAGCGTTCAATCAACTCGTTGACGGTATGCCGTTGTGCGACCGCGACGGGAAAATGGCGATGTTCCCGCAACTCGGTTTCAACCTTCGCCGCCCACTTGTTGGCATCGCTGCGACTGGTGAAGGTCGCCGTCTGGGGTGGATGGCCTTTCAAGCGCACCTTGACGCGGTAGTGGGGGTCGCCGTCGGCGGATCGGCGCTTTTCGATAGTCGCCATAGCAGTAGGCTCTTGTGGGGAATCAGGAGCGATAACCTACCAAAATCGGCGATCATCAGCAACACAAGATTATTAATCCTATGCGTATGCGATAATTATCTATATTTATTAAATACTTTTCGATAGAAACCTTTGCTAATGGGGCAATTTTGGGACTTGACGCAGTGCAACATGAATAAATTTGTCGATTTCAAAGCCGATATGAATTGCTGTAGAGTGTTGCTGATGCTCTTGGGTAAATGTCCCATTTCTGCCCCATGATCAGCGGATAAAGAAATAAAGATGTTATTAATCAATGGCGTTATGAAAACCGGAATAAGACTTAAAATCTTGCGCCCTTGCCGGGCTTGGGGGTTCGAGTCCCCCCACCAGCACCATTTAAACTGGCCATTCAACGTGCGGCGCATCGGGATTGCGGCGAAATAGAATGGCGACATGCCCGATTCGTTGCACCAGCGTTGCGTCGGACTCGGCGCAGAGTGCTTCAATCATCCGTTCGCGCGCATCGCGATCCTCGGCGTTCACCCGCACCTTGATCAGTTCATGGTGACTGAGCGCCTGATCAATTTCCTGGCTGACTCCCGGAGTGACGCCGTTGTTGCCAATGATCACTACAGGTTTGCGATGATGAGCCAGCGCTTTAAGGTGGCGTTTTTGCGATAGGGTCAAGGTGAGCATGAGTAGGGAACCCGACAGGATAAAAGAGGCGGATAGTGTACCCGCCCGCAAGGGCTTCGCGGTAGCGCCGAGTCCATTGAATGAAGTAAAGCTCGACTTGGGCGTGATCCTGGTCGTGGGTTTGGTGGTGTTGCTGGTGCAGGGACGGGCGCTGGACAGTATCCCATTGCAGTTGCTGCTGTTGCTGAGTTATGGCGTGTTAGGCATGATCTGGATCATCGTCCGCACGCGACGGGTCATCGCTAAAGTGACTCAGAAACGCGAGCAATCCCCGAATGCCGCGCAGTAAAAGCAGCGCCCGCTGGTTGCGGGAACACTTCACCGACGAATATGTCAAGCGCGCGCAACGGGAGGGCTATCGCTCTCGCGCAGTATATAAACTGCTGGAAATTCATGAAAAAGATCGGCTGCTGCAGCCTGGCATGACCGTGGTCGATTTAGGCGCGGCGCCGGGCGGCTGGTCGCAGCTGGCGGTGCGTCAGGTGGGGGAGCGGGGCATCGTGATCGCTCTGGACATCCTGCCGATGGAATCCTTACCCGGCGTCGAATTTCTTGAAGGGGATTTCCGTGAAGCCGAGGTGCTGGAGCGTCTATTAGTGATTCTGGCGGGCCGGCCGGTGGATCTGCTGTTATCCGACATGGCGCCGAATGCCAGCGGCCTGAAAGCGGTCGATCAGCCGCGCGGGATGTATCTGGCGGAACTGGCCCTGGATTTTGCCCAGCAATGCCTGCGCCCCGGCGGCGATCTGTTGGTAAAAGCCTTTCAAGGTGAAGGTTTCGATCAATTTTTGAAGGAATTACGTGCCGCTTTTACGACGGTCGCGCCCCGCAAACCCCCGGCTTCACGCGCGCGCAGCGCTGAGCAGTACCTACTGGCCCGGAACTATCGCGGGTGAGTCGGTCTAAAAAATCGCTCTTTTTTTGAAGTCTTTGCAGTAATTACTCTGGAAAATCCGTGATTCATTCCCAAGTAGCTCCCAATTGCATTCGTTATCCCGTCCTGGTTTGCCGAGGTGTCCGTCTTGAACGACATGGTTAAAAATATTCTTTTGTGGGTAGTCATCGCCGTGGTGCTGATGTCGGTATTCAATAGCTTCGGTCCCAAGGTGGCGCCTTCCGCGCAAATGTCCTATTCCCAGTTCCTGCAGGAAGCCAAACAGGGACGCATCGCTCAGGTGAGCATTGATGGCCGCGCCATCATGGGCCGCACTAGCGGCGGCGAACGCTTCACAACCTATAGTCCAGAAACAGACAATAGCGCGATGATTGGCGAATTACTCAATCATGGCGTCGATATCGAGGGTCAGCCGCCTGAAAAGCAGGGGCTGTTGATGCAGATCTTCATTTCATGGTTCCCGATGCTGTTGCTCATCGGCATCTGGGTGTTCTTCTTGCGGCAAATGCAGGGCGGCGGCGCGGGCCGGGGGGCGATGTCTTTTGGCAAATCGCGGGCGCGCATGATGAGCGAAGATCAGATCAAGATCACCTTCTCCGATGTAGCCGGCGTAGATGAGGCTAAGGAAGAAGTCGCCGAACTGGTCGAATTCCTGCGCGATCCCGGCAAGTTCCAGAAACTCGGCGGCAAGATCCCGCGCGGGGTATTGATGGTGGGTTCGCCAGGCACCGGCAAGACCTTACTGGCCAAGGCCATCGCCGGCGAGGCCAAGGTGCCGTTCTTCTCGATCTCCGGTTCGGATTTTGTGGAAATGTTCGTCGGCGTCGGCGCCTCGCGGGTGCGCGACATGTTTGAGCAGGCTAAGAAGCACGCGCCCTGCATCATTTTTATTGATGAAATCGACGCGGTTGGTCGTCATCGCGGCGCGGGCCTGGGCGGTGGTCACGACGAGCGCGAACAGACGTTGAACCAATTGCTGGTGGAGATGGACGGCTTTGAGGGTAACGAGGGTATTATCGTCATCGCCGCGACCAACCGCCCCGATGTACTCGATCCAGCATTATTGCGGCCGGGCCGCTTTGACCGACAGGTCGTAGTGCCATTGCCGGATGTGCGGGGCCGTGAGCAGATTCTCAAGGTTCACATGCGCAAGGTGCCGCTATCCACCAATGTCAAGCCCTCGGTGATTGCGCGTGGTACACCCGGGTTTTCCGGCGCTGATCTGGCGAATCTGGTGAATGAGGCGGCCCTGTTCGCTGCTCGTGGCAACAAGCGCGATGTCGACATGGAGGACTTCGAGAAAGCCAAGGACAAGATTATGATGGGTTCCGAGCGCAAGTCGATGGTGATGAGCGAAGAGGAGAAGAAGCTGACGGCTTACCATGAGGGCGGTCATGCGATTGTCGGTCGCTTGGTGCCGTCCCATGACCCGGTTTACAAGGTCAGCATCATCCCGCGTGGCCGGGCGCTGGGCGTGACCATGTTCCTGCCTGAAGGCGATCGCTACAGCTTCAGCAAGCAGCGCTTGGAGAGTCAGATTTCCAGCCTGTTTGGCGGACGCATTGCCGAATCGCTGATTTTCGGCGCGGACATGGTGACCACGGGCGCGCAGAACGACATTGAACGGGCGACTGATATTGCCCGTAATATGGTGACCAAGTGGGGTCTGTCCGACCGGTTGGGACCATTGACCTATAGCGAGGATGACGGCGAAGTGTTCCTGGGGCGCAGCGTGACCCGGCATAAGAATGTCTCGGATGAAACCGCTCATGTCATTGATGAGGAAATTCGTTCGATCATTGATCAGAATTACCGGCGCGCCGAGCAGTTGCTACGAGATAATCTCGACAAGCTGCACCAGATGGCCGAGGCTTTAATGAAGTACGAGACCATTGATTCCGATCAGATCGACGACATTATGGCAGGCCGGCCGCCGCGTGAACCGGCGGATGTTAATGCTGATGACGAACCGCCTACCGGAACGACCATCGATCTGGACAAGGATCGGCGGGGTGAAAAGCCGATTGGCGGGCCGGCTGAGCAGCATTAATCGGCCTTACTCTTAACCCCTCTTCCACCGGAAATGAGTGACGGCAACCCCTCTTTCCCTGCGGAAGAGGGGTTTTGTTTTGAGGAGCGGTTGCAATGTTGATGGACTGTGCGGGAAAGAAACTGGATTTACGTCAACCAGTGGTCATGGGGGTGTTAAATGTCACCCCCGACTCGCTTTCCGATGGCGGGCGTTACCTTAACCTCGACGATGCCTTGCGCCGCGCTGAAATCATGGTGGCGGAAGGCGCGGCTATTATTGATGTTGGCGGCGAATCCACCCGGCCCGGTGCGCCGCCAGTGGCGACTCAGGAGGAGCTGGATCGGGTTTTGCCGGTGGTGGAACGGTTGACGCGAGAGTTGCCGATTCCGGTCTCGGTGGATACCAGCAAACCCGAGGTGATACGCGAGGCGATTCGGGCCGGGGCGGGCCTAATCAATGATGTGCGCGCTTTGCAATTGCCTGGCGCATTGGAGGCGGCGGCAGCCAGTGGTCTTCCGGTGTGTCTGATGCATCTACAGGGAAATCCCGCAACCATGCAGCAGAAACCTCATTACGCCGATGTGTTGGCGGAGGTGTGGGCGTTTCTGGCTGAGCGGGTGGGCGCTTGCGAAGGAGCGGGCATTCCGCGTGAGCGGATTCTGGTAGATCCAGGTTTCGGTTTCGGCAAGACCCTGGAGCACAATCTGGCGTTGCTGCGGCATTTGAACCGGTTTACCGGTCTTGCCGCCGGGGTGATGGTGGGCTTGTCGCGGAAGAGCATGATTGGCCTGTTGCTGGATGCACCGGTGAACGAACGGTTGGCGGGCAGCTTGGCGGCGGCGGTGAT is a window from the Gammaproteobacteria bacterium genome containing:
- a CDS encoding site-specific integrase, translated to MATIEKRRSADGDPHYRVKVRLKGHPPQTATFTSRSDANKWAAKVETELREHRHFPVAVAQRHTVNELIERYCKHHLAHKKVADQQARQLHWWQQRMGHLSLADITPALIIQQREALTESSAGTRPRSPATVNRYLAALSHVFTIAVKEYEWLDRNPLLLVSRGKESKGRVRFLSDSERNRLLAACQASSNPDLYLAVLLSLATGARRMEILGLRWPQVDLVRKTVTLLETKNGERRALPLGEQPLDLLRDRAKIRRIDSDLVFPGRYPNQPAQFRHAWATALEAAQIQDFHWHDLRHSAASYLAMSGATLQEIAAILGHKTLAMVKRYTHLSEPHTASVVNRMNAKIFGE
- the yhbY gene encoding ribosome assembly RNA-binding protein YhbY → MLTLTLSQKRHLKALAHHRKPVVIIGNNGVTPGVSQEIDQALSHHELIKVRVNAEDRDARERMIEALCAESDATLVQRIGHVAILFRRNPDAPHVEWPV
- the rlmE gene encoding 23S rRNA (uridine(2552)-2'-O)-methyltransferase RlmE is translated as MPRSKSSARWLREHFTDEYVKRAQREGYRSRAVYKLLEIHEKDRLLQPGMTVVDLGAAPGGWSQLAVRQVGERGIVIALDILPMESLPGVEFLEGDFREAEVLERLLVILAGRPVDLLLSDMAPNASGLKAVDQPRGMYLAELALDFAQQCLRPGGDLLVKAFQGEGFDQFLKELRAAFTTVAPRKPPASRARSAEQYLLARNYRG
- the ftsH gene encoding ATP-dependent zinc metalloprotease FtsH gives rise to the protein MVKNILLWVVIAVVLMSVFNSFGPKVAPSAQMSYSQFLQEAKQGRIAQVSIDGRAIMGRTSGGERFTTYSPETDNSAMIGELLNHGVDIEGQPPEKQGLLMQIFISWFPMLLLIGIWVFFLRQMQGGGAGRGAMSFGKSRARMMSEDQIKITFSDVAGVDEAKEEVAELVEFLRDPGKFQKLGGKIPRGVLMVGSPGTGKTLLAKAIAGEAKVPFFSISGSDFVEMFVGVGASRVRDMFEQAKKHAPCIIFIDEIDAVGRHRGAGLGGGHDEREQTLNQLLVEMDGFEGNEGIIVIAATNRPDVLDPALLRPGRFDRQVVVPLPDVRGREQILKVHMRKVPLSTNVKPSVIARGTPGFSGADLANLVNEAALFAARGNKRDVDMEDFEKAKDKIMMGSERKSMVMSEEEKKLTAYHEGGHAIVGRLVPSHDPVYKVSIIPRGRALGVTMFLPEGDRYSFSKQRLESQISSLFGGRIAESLIFGADMVTTGAQNDIERATDIARNMVTKWGLSDRLGPLTYSEDDGEVFLGRSVTRHKNVSDETAHVIDEEIRSIIDQNYRRAEQLLRDNLDKLHQMAEALMKYETIDSDQIDDIMAGRPPREPADVNADDEPPTGTTIDLDKDRRGEKPIGGPAEQH
- the folP gene encoding dihydropteroate synthase yields the protein MLMDCAGKKLDLRQPVVMGVLNVTPDSLSDGGRYLNLDDALRRAEIMVAEGAAIIDVGGESTRPGAPPVATQEELDRVLPVVERLTRELPIPVSVDTSKPEVIREAIRAGAGLINDVRALQLPGALEAAAASGLPVCLMHLQGNPATMQQKPHYADVLAEVWAFLAERVGACEGAGIPRERILVDPGFGFGKTLEHNLALLRHLNRFTGLAAGVMVGLSRKSMIGLLLDAPVNERLAGSLAAAVIAAWQGARIVRVHDVRDTVQALRVCAAVRAVD